One Gloeothece verrucosa PCC 7822 DNA window includes the following coding sequences:
- a CDS encoding glycerol-3-phosphate acyltransferase produces the protein MTLLQVWGCLLIFVLCPLLGGLPLINWITYALTGRQLSKLGTGNVSVSAAFYHGGTLVGILAVVSEALKGILAVLLARQFFPSGSLWELVALMALVMGRYWMGKGAGTTNVVWGIVVHDPVTAALTLLIGGTSFTIFRDRASGRLVILFLFALILALRHSTQTEYIIAAFLLAGLIGWIYHKIPDDLDLPDSDVNPQSQQMFDFFRGDKAIITLNSKLEAAKVGEKAATLSYLKRLGYAVPDGWVLPPGDDFQPLIEALNPSVANPLVVRSSAIGEDSETASAAGQYTSILNVTQREALQEAIIACQTSYNHPLAVQYRQDRQQIDNAMAVLIQKQISGVFSGVAFSRDPLDQLNTCVVIEALPGQATQVVSGRVTPQQYYVDVPAQNEGHTEVTIQQGQEGDIPPSIIKAVAILARELEDLYHGIPQDLEWSYDGQQIWLLQARPITTLQPIWTRKIAAEVIPGVIRPLTWSINCPLTCGVWGDIFSLVLGKRAKNLDFSETATLHYQRAYFNATLLGKIFRRMGLPPESLEFLTRGAQFSKPPLTSTLRNTPGLLRLLQRERNLIAAFNRDNQRYFTPTLEQLKSQSLTEFSAPELLGQIEMILDALKGATYYSILAPLSLALRQAILKVSPEELDNSQTPEVASVSSLKALAHDARKLLPRQGLNIERGASLFAHLAEIPDGENILQRFGQWLNRYGYLSEVATDIAVPRWQENPQPMRELFSQFFLEDDGTTPTTPQNLLSHPSWKTKSLQERLNLKAQVTEIYSQLLAHLRWRFLAIEKIWLAAEILSQPGDIFFLEFAEIRAVISETDPQLREKMPQLIESRKSQWQQNQKLAQIPFVIYGNPPNSELLASSSITPKQQLRGIGASAGQAEGRVKILTNFQNLTDINQETILVVPYTDSGWSPVLARAGGLIAEVGGRLSHGAIIAREYGIPAVMDVHNATHLLRDGQRVRIDGAMGIVEIV, from the coding sequence ATGACACTCTTGCAGGTTTGGGGTTGCCTACTGATCTTTGTTTTATGTCCGCTTTTAGGTGGACTACCTCTGATTAATTGGATAACTTACGCCCTGACTGGACGACAACTCTCTAAACTCGGAACCGGTAACGTCTCAGTAAGTGCGGCTTTTTATCATGGGGGAACCCTTGTCGGAATTTTAGCAGTAGTTTCAGAAGCCTTAAAAGGAATCTTAGCCGTATTACTGGCCCGTCAGTTTTTTCCCTCTGGGTCTTTGTGGGAATTAGTGGCGTTAATGGCCCTAGTGATGGGACGCTATTGGATGGGAAAAGGGGCCGGCACCACTAATGTCGTTTGGGGTATTGTGGTTCATGATCCGGTCACTGCCGCACTAACCTTGTTAATTGGGGGAACCAGTTTTACCATTTTCCGTGATCGCGCTTCAGGGCGTTTAGTGATTTTATTTCTCTTTGCCTTAATCTTAGCTCTGCGGCACTCTACCCAAACAGAATATATTATTGCCGCCTTTTTACTAGCCGGATTGATCGGATGGATTTATCATAAAATTCCGGATGATCTTGACCTTCCAGACAGTGACGTTAACCCACAATCACAACAAATGTTCGATTTCTTCCGAGGCGACAAAGCAATCATAACCCTAAATTCTAAGCTCGAAGCCGCTAAAGTCGGAGAAAAAGCCGCCACACTTTCCTATCTCAAACGTTTAGGCTATGCTGTTCCTGATGGGTGGGTACTGCCGCCGGGAGATGATTTTCAACCCCTAATAGAAGCCTTAAATCCTTCTGTGGCTAATCCTCTAGTGGTAAGGTCTTCTGCTATTGGGGAAGACTCAGAAACCGCGTCGGCTGCGGGACAATATACCAGCATTCTCAATGTCACCCAGCGAGAAGCCTTACAAGAGGCGATTATTGCCTGTCAAACTTCTTATAATCATCCTCTGGCCGTACAGTACCGTCAAGATAGACAGCAAATTGATAATGCGATGGCCGTATTAATTCAAAAACAGATCTCAGGGGTATTTTCTGGGGTAGCCTTTAGTCGAGACCCTCTGGATCAACTTAATACTTGTGTTGTCATAGAAGCCTTACCCGGACAAGCGACTCAAGTGGTTTCCGGAAGAGTGACCCCTCAACAGTATTATGTCGATGTCCCTGCTCAAAATGAGGGTCATACAGAGGTTACTATACAACAAGGGCAAGAGGGTGATATTCCCCCGAGTATTATTAAAGCAGTGGCTATCCTGGCTAGAGAACTCGAAGATCTTTATCACGGCATTCCTCAAGACCTTGAATGGAGTTATGATGGACAACAGATCTGGTTACTTCAAGCTCGTCCAATTACCACGCTACAACCCATCTGGACTCGCAAAATTGCCGCAGAAGTGATTCCGGGGGTCATTCGTCCTTTAACTTGGTCTATCAATTGCCCTCTCACCTGTGGAGTTTGGGGAGATATTTTTAGTTTGGTGTTGGGAAAACGAGCCAAAAATCTAGACTTCTCAGAAACCGCAACCCTTCACTATCAACGCGCTTATTTTAATGCGACACTATTAGGCAAAATTTTCCGACGCATGGGACTACCCCCCGAAAGCTTAGAATTTCTCACCCGAGGGGCACAATTTAGTAAACCTCCCTTGACTTCTACCCTCCGCAATACACCCGGGTTATTACGTCTACTGCAACGAGAAAGGAATTTAATAGCCGCATTTAATCGCGATAACCAACGTTATTTTACGCCTACTTTAGAGCAACTCAAAAGCCAATCTTTGACAGAGTTTTCAGCACCCGAGTTACTCGGACAGATAGAAATGATTTTAGATGCTCTCAAGGGGGCAACTTACTATAGTATTCTGGCTCCTCTGAGTTTAGCCTTACGACAGGCGATTTTAAAAGTCTCTCCAGAAGAGTTGGATAATTCTCAAACTCCAGAAGTGGCTTCTGTTAGCTCCCTAAAAGCCTTAGCTCATGATGCGCGTAAATTGTTACCGAGACAGGGTTTAAATATTGAGCGAGGTGCTTCTTTATTTGCTCATTTAGCGGAAATTCCGGACGGAGAAAATATTTTACAACGGTTTGGACAGTGGTTAAATCGCTATGGTTATTTAAGTGAAGTGGCTACTGATATTGCAGTTCCGCGTTGGCAAGAAAATCCTCAACCGATGCGAGAACTGTTTAGTCAGTTTTTCTTAGAAGATGATGGCACTACCCCCACAACGCCTCAAAACTTACTATCTCATCCCAGTTGGAAAACTAAGTCACTTCAAGAAAGATTAAATTTAAAAGCGCAAGTGACAGAAATTTATTCTCAACTTTTGGCTCATTTACGCTGGCGTTTTCTGGCTATCGAAAAAATTTGGTTAGCGGCTGAAATACTTTCTCAACCTGGAGACATCTTTTTTCTGGAATTTGCTGAGATTCGTGCTGTAATTTCGGAAACCGACCCGCAATTAAGGGAAAAAATGCCTCAATTAATTGAATCTAGAAAGAGTCAATGGCAACAAAATCAAAAACTCGCTCAAATTCCCTTCGTTATTTATGGCAATCCTCCCAATTCGGAATTATTAGCCAGTTCAAGCATTACTCCCAAGCAACAACTCAGAGGCATTGGCGCAAGTGCCGGACAGGCCGAAGGACGAGTCAAAATTCTCACCAACTTTCAAAATCTTACAGACATTAATCAAGAGACTATTTTAGTTGTACCTTATACGGATTCAGGTTGGTCGCCGGTGCTGGCCCGAGCCGGAGGACTGATTGCAGAGGTAGGCGGCCGTTTGTCTCATGGTGCTATTATTGCTAGAGAGTACGGGATTCCGGCGGTAATGGATGTACATAATGCGACTCATCTTTTGCGCGATGGTCAACGAGTTAGAATTGATGGCGCAATGGGAATTGTTGAAATTGTTTGA
- a CDS encoding PEP-CTERM sorting domain-containing protein, whose amino-acid sequence MKNTTQVWTLLASVVGGALIGMPAAQAASYNSSFVTPVNPIPGAGIPTPKQVPGKEYVDSPNKDQNGAANAGQSLLWDGNGGVANGNDFGDQEVDALANHADALFYAVIHNQAALLFSTEGDGRAPILSESITGAGAIWATAAQIDANGVNDLDGLEVWGPEGVPDSDRYSLVGDPNGISVYALGGTPLITTSQIAAAIGRPELESQIDLDALMVYEPLSTILFSIRPIDNVFDGGEIWTWNGVGAAQFLNHGGHLWNTAFDVRGTFGTTSENVDGLEAVATPEPMTILGVATSLGFGTFFKRQKQNSSKK is encoded by the coding sequence ATGAAAAATACTACTCAAGTTTGGACGCTTTTGGCCTCTGTTGTAGGAGGAGCTTTGATAGGAATGCCTGCCGCTCAGGCTGCCTCATACAATAGCTCTTTTGTCACACCTGTAAATCCCATACCCGGGGCAGGAATTCCCACTCCAAAACAAGTTCCAGGCAAAGAATATGTTGATTCTCCCAATAAAGATCAAAATGGAGCCGCCAATGCTGGACAAAGTTTGCTTTGGGATGGTAACGGTGGCGTAGCAAATGGCAATGACTTTGGAGACCAAGAAGTAGACGCACTTGCCAACCACGCTGATGCCTTATTCTATGCGGTTATCCACAATCAAGCCGCATTGCTATTTTCAACCGAAGGCGATGGAAGGGCCCCTATTTTGTCTGAAAGTATTACGGGCGCTGGTGCAATTTGGGCTACAGCCGCTCAAATTGACGCTAATGGGGTTAATGACTTAGACGGTTTAGAAGTTTGGGGTCCCGAGGGAGTGCCTGACTCAGATCGCTATTCACTGGTAGGAGATCCTAATGGTATATCGGTGTATGCTTTGGGCGGAACACCACTAATTACTACTTCCCAAATTGCCGCCGCCATTGGCAGACCCGAGCTTGAAAGTCAAATTGATCTTGACGCTTTAATGGTATATGAACCACTATCAACCATCTTATTCAGTATCAGACCGATAGATAACGTATTTGATGGTGGGGAAATTTGGACCTGGAATGGAGTGGGTGCTGCCCAATTCTTAAATCATGGTGGTCACCTCTGGAATACAGCTTTTGATGTTCGAGGAACCTTTGGCACTACCAGTGAAAACGTAGATGGTTTAGAAGCTGTCGCCACACCTGAACCCATGACGATTTTAGGCGTAGCAACCTCTTTAGGATTCGGTACGTTTTTCAAGCGTCAAAAGCAAAATTCTTCAAAAAAATAA
- a CDS encoding PEP-CTERM sorting domain-containing protein, with amino-acid sequence MVSEPSILFSIRPIDNEYDGGEIWHWDTNNKALGAAQFLNHGGHLWNTAFKVQETFGTISENVDGLEAVATPEPMTILGVATTLGFGTFFKRQKKNSPKK; translated from the coding sequence ATGGTATCAGAACCATCAATTTTATTTAGTATCAGACCTATAGATAACGAATATGATGGAGGGGAAATTTGGCATTGGGACACGAACAACAAGGCACTGGGTGCTGCCCAATTCTTAAATCATGGTGGTCACCTCTGGAATACAGCTTTTAAGGTTCAAGAAACCTTTGGCACTATTAGTGAAAACGTAGATGGTTTAGAAGCTGTCGCCACACCTGAACCCATGACGATTTTAGGCGTAGCAACCACTTTAGGATTCGGTACGTTTTTCAAGCGTCAAAAGAAAAATTCTCCAAAAAAATAA
- a CDS encoding DUF3891 family protein gives MIVNLTQQGWEVIYHRAHALLAAQLGGQWDKSKVPTRFFETLAAISHHDDLEIEWQDAQLTEAGAPLDFTLGLVTSNDIIKKLNKLIDGAQHRGRWVAMLVSMHVCFLNQGQWEASDEWNEFLTLQVNKQQAWREALGIDKDEAEQVYQFLQWCDRLSLILCMKSLPADQRALEITSRFNHQRYDVREINGYVNVEPWPFEKEQFSVNVEACTLEQLKFESNEELKEALQKAPIKVLEWQFSKSV, from the coding sequence ATGATCGTCAATTTAACTCAACAAGGTTGGGAAGTCATTTACCATCGCGCTCATGCTTTATTAGCCGCTCAACTTGGGGGACAATGGGATAAATCTAAAGTGCCGACTCGCTTTTTTGAAACCCTGGCAGCTATTTCTCACCACGATGACTTAGAGATAGAATGGCAAGATGCTCAGTTAACTGAAGCCGGAGCGCCTTTAGACTTTACCCTGGGTTTAGTAACTTCTAACGACATCATTAAAAAACTCAATAAATTGATTGATGGGGCCCAACATCGAGGGCGATGGGTCGCCATGCTGGTTTCTATGCACGTTTGCTTTCTTAACCAAGGTCAATGGGAAGCCTCTGATGAGTGGAACGAGTTTCTCACCCTTCAAGTTAATAAACAACAAGCTTGGCGAGAAGCATTAGGAATTGATAAAGACGAAGCCGAACAAGTTTATCAATTTTTGCAATGGTGTGATCGCCTGTCGTTAATTTTATGTATGAAAAGTTTACCAGCAGACCAAAGAGCCTTAGAAATTACTTCTAGATTTAATCATCAGCGATATGATGTCAGAGAAATCAATGGATATGTCAATGTCGAACCCTGGCCCTTTGAAAAAGAACAGTTTAGCGTCAATGTAGAAGCTTGTACCCTGGAGCAATTAAAGTTTGAGAGCAATGAGGAGCTAAAAGAAGCCCTTCAAAAAGCACCCATTAAGGTTCTAGAGTGGCAATTTTCTAAATCTGTGTAA
- a CDS encoding transaldolase — protein sequence MSKTLLEQLREYTIVVADTGDIKAIETYTPRDATTNPSLITAAAQMPQYQDIVDDTLTKARAELGQNAPATEVVTLAFDRLAVSFGLKILEIIPGRVSTEVDARLSYDTEATVAKARFLMSQYEAAGISRDRVLIKIASTWEGIKAAEILEKEGIHCNLTLLFGLHQAIACAEAGITLISPFVGRILDWYKKETGKDYTGAEDPGVQSVTKIYNYYKKFGYKTEVMGASFRNISEICELAGSDLLTISPQLLEQLKNTQAELPRKLDPEKAASLDLEKISLDRETFDKMHAEDRMAYEKLDEGITGFTKALEVLEHLLADRLARLEGEEKVDHAAHEIFGVYDLDGDGFITREEWAGTDAVFDALDSNHDGKISADEIAAGLGAAHRLAAVG from the coding sequence ATGTCCAAAACTTTACTTGAACAACTTCGGGAATATACCATCGTCGTTGCAGATACCGGAGATATCAAAGCCATAGAAACTTATACCCCCCGCGATGCCACTACTAACCCCTCATTAATTACGGCTGCGGCACAAATGCCCCAGTATCAGGATATTGTCGATGATACCCTCACAAAAGCCCGGGCAGAACTCGGCCAAAATGCACCAGCAACAGAAGTGGTTACTTTAGCCTTTGATCGCCTGGCGGTTTCTTTTGGATTAAAAATTCTTGAAATCATCCCCGGACGAGTTTCAACAGAAGTTGATGCGCGTTTATCCTATGATACTGAGGCAACGGTTGCTAAGGCTCGTTTTCTCATGTCTCAATATGAAGCGGCAGGAATTTCTCGGGATCGCGTCTTAATCAAAATTGCTTCTACTTGGGAAGGAATTAAAGCCGCCGAAATTTTGGAAAAAGAAGGCATTCATTGTAACTTAACCCTACTGTTTGGACTTCATCAAGCTATCGCTTGTGCCGAAGCCGGTATTACCCTGATTTCTCCTTTTGTGGGACGGATCTTAGACTGGTATAAAAAGGAAACTGGCAAAGATTACACCGGGGCTGAAGATCCGGGGGTACAGTCTGTTACTAAGATCTACAACTACTATAAGAAATTTGGTTACAAAACTGAAGTTATGGGCGCAAGTTTCCGCAATATTAGCGAAATTTGTGAGTTAGCGGGCAGTGATTTGTTAACGATTTCTCCCCAATTGTTAGAACAGTTGAAAAATACTCAAGCAGAATTACCCCGTAAGCTAGATCCCGAAAAAGCAGCGAGTTTGGATCTTGAAAAAATTTCCCTAGATCGCGAAACTTTCGATAAAATGCACGCTGAAGATCGTATGGCTTATGAGAAGCTCGATGAAGGCATTACAGGGTTTACTAAAGCTTTAGAAGTTTTGGAACACCTATTAGCTGATCGTTTGGCTCGTCTGGAAGGAGAGGAAAAGGTTGATCATGCTGCTCATGAAATTTTTGGGGTCTATGACCTTGATGGCGATGGGTTTATTACTCGCGAAGAATGGGCCGGTACAGATGCGGTTTTTGATGCCCTAGATAGTAACCATGATGGCAAAATTAGCGCTGATGAAATTGCTGCCGGTTTGGGTGCGGCTCATCGTTTAGCGGCTGTGGGTTAA
- a CDS encoding S1 family peptidase, producing the protein MIYTRFTPAVFLGLACLFFSVKAAKAFPQAIEKIAQDITVRLEGRSSVGTGVFVERQGKTYYILTNAHVVQQPGSYLVATPDRKCYSIVSSTINKIAGLDLAVIPLTSALSYRVAQLGNSDKLTPGQNVYVSGWTYVGDVLRSLVFFGSQGEITEINSKLSQGYSITYNNLIRAGMSGGGILDEQGRLVGINGLVRYAASNSDTIVASGIGINQFLRWRSTLKKPLSPPLTQPLSCPRK; encoded by the coding sequence ATGATCTATACTCGATTTACTCCGGCCGTTTTCCTTGGGCTTGCTTGTTTATTTTTTTCAGTAAAAGCGGCAAAGGCTTTTCCCCAGGCTATAGAAAAAATTGCTCAAGATATTACTGTTCGCCTCGAAGGACGTTCGTCTGTAGGAACTGGGGTATTTGTTGAGCGTCAGGGAAAAACTTATTATATTTTAACAAATGCTCATGTAGTACAGCAGCCAGGCAGTTATCTTGTGGCTACTCCTGATCGAAAATGTTATAGTATTGTGTCTTCTACTATTAATAAGATTGCTGGTTTAGATTTAGCGGTTATTCCTCTGACTAGCGCTTTATCTTATCGGGTTGCTCAGTTAGGTAATTCTGACAAACTTACCCCAGGACAAAACGTCTATGTGAGTGGATGGACTTATGTGGGTGATGTGCTACGAAGTCTAGTTTTTTTTGGTTCTCAAGGAGAAATTACAGAAATTAACTCAAAACTGTCTCAAGGATACTCTATTACTTATAATAATTTGATTAGAGCCGGTATGAGTGGAGGGGGTATTTTAGATGAGCAAGGGCGTTTAGTCGGAATTAATGGCCTCGTCCGATATGCGGCGAGTAATTCAGATACTATTGTGGCTTCAGGAATTGGAATTAATCAATTTTTACGATGGCGTTCAACTTTGAAAAAACCTCTTTCCCCACCCCTTACTCAACCCCTTTCTTGTCCGAGAAAATAG
- a CDS encoding metallophosphoesterase family protein → MNKVLKILILASISLLSVIYIGLMQFQAVKTAEVKEIEIKLTQSNGHPIIAAAGDIACSPTSLYYRDGNGTSNNCHQKATSDILLKAKLTAVLPLGDTQYETGAFSAFEKSYAPSWGRVKNISHPVVGNHEYVTAGANGYYKYFGVAAGDSSKGYYSYDLGQWHMIALNANCSQVGGCESGSPQEKWLKADLAAHKNLCSLAYWHQPRFSSGEHGNDSSYKAFWQDLYAAGVEVILNGHDHNYERFAPQSPNGQPDASRGIREFVVGTGGKNLYHFRNIQPNSEVRNNDTYGVLMLSLEPKSYSWQFIPEAGKTFTDSGSTPCH, encoded by the coding sequence ATGAATAAGGTTTTAAAGATTTTAATACTAGCAAGCATTAGTTTATTATCCGTCATCTATATAGGTCTAATGCAATTTCAAGCCGTCAAAACAGCAGAAGTTAAAGAGATTGAAATTAAATTAACTCAAAGCAATGGCCATCCAATTATTGCGGCTGCGGGTGATATTGCTTGCTCTCCTACCAGTCTCTACTACAGAGACGGGAATGGTACCAGTAACAACTGCCATCAAAAAGCCACTTCGGATATATTGCTCAAAGCTAAGTTAACGGCGGTTCTTCCCCTTGGAGATACTCAGTATGAAACCGGGGCATTTTCAGCCTTTGAAAAATCTTATGCTCCCAGTTGGGGACGGGTTAAAAATATTTCTCATCCCGTTGTTGGTAATCATGAATATGTTACTGCTGGTGCTAATGGTTATTATAAATATTTTGGGGTAGCTGCTGGCGATTCATCAAAAGGTTATTATAGTTACGACCTTGGCCAGTGGCATATGATTGCGTTAAATGCTAACTGTTCTCAAGTGGGGGGATGTGAGTCCGGTTCGCCTCAAGAAAAGTGGTTAAAAGCTGACCTAGCCGCGCATAAAAATCTCTGTAGCTTAGCCTACTGGCATCAGCCGCGTTTTTCCTCGGGAGAACATGGCAATGATTCCAGCTATAAGGCCTTTTGGCAAGACCTTTATGCGGCGGGCGTAGAGGTAATTCTCAACGGGCATGACCACAACTATGAAAGATTTGCTCCCCAATCTCCCAATGGTCAACCTGATGCTAGTCGGGGTATTCGTGAGTTTGTGGTGGGAACAGGCGGCAAAAATTTATATCATTTTAGAAACATCCAACCCAATAGCGAAGTTCGCAACAATGACACCTATGGCGTTCTGATGTTGAGTTTAGAGCCTAAGAGCTACTCTTGGCAATTTATCCCAGAAGCGGGAAAAACCTTCACTGATTCTGGTAGCACACCCTGTCACTAA
- a CDS encoding hybrid sensor histidine kinase/response regulator: MSQSLVYLQNYILAVDDNPDNLFLIKLALEQEGYKVHLVEDGLTALAQIQYSPPDLILLDVMMPGIDGFEVTRRIRQNPNIPFIPILLITAYEEPSLIQGLDVGADEFIRKPIQIDELQARVRSLLRLKQSIDQRENFVSCLTHDLRTPLLAANRMLSLLQQGVFGSVTEPMDKAVANIIKSNDNLLSMLNTLLEVHCYEEGQKILSFIPFNFSEILEEVIAELSPLAQEKGLELSLKNETKFEEITGDRLEIRRVLTNVIGNAIKYSDEGSVKVTISESEREEKEIIIEVEDTGIGIPPEQQTQIFERFRQGNNKRSGKGLGLYLCYQIVKAHRGTITVKSELNQGSLFTIRLPVTH; encoded by the coding sequence ATGTCTCAGTCTTTAGTTTATCTACAAAACTATATTCTGGCAGTGGATGACAATCCAGATAACCTCTTTTTAATTAAGTTGGCACTTGAACAAGAAGGTTATAAAGTTCATTTAGTTGAAGATGGTCTAACGGCTTTAGCCCAAATTCAATACTCCCCCCCGGATTTGATTTTATTAGATGTCATGATGCCAGGAATAGACGGCTTTGAAGTAACTCGCCGTATTCGTCAAAATCCTAATATTCCTTTCATTCCTATTTTGTTAATTACGGCTTATGAAGAACCGAGTTTAATTCAAGGTTTAGATGTCGGGGCTGATGAGTTTATTCGTAAACCGATTCAGATTGATGAGTTACAAGCTAGAGTGCGTTCTCTTTTACGCCTTAAGCAAAGTATCGATCAGCGTGAAAATTTTGTGTCTTGTTTAACTCATGATCTGCGGACTCCTTTGTTAGCGGCTAATCGGATGCTATCTTTATTACAACAAGGGGTGTTTGGCTCCGTCACCGAGCCAATGGATAAGGCGGTCGCTAATATTATTAAAAGCAATGATAATCTCTTAAGTATGCTAAATACTCTTTTAGAGGTTCATTGTTATGAAGAAGGACAAAAAATTCTCAGTTTTATTCCTTTTAATTTTTCGGAAATTTTAGAGGAAGTTATTGCTGAACTCTCTCCCTTGGCTCAGGAAAAAGGATTAGAATTGAGCTTAAAAAATGAGACTAAGTTTGAAGAAATTACCGGGGATCGCCTAGAAATCCGAAGAGTTTTAACCAATGTCATTGGCAATGCTATTAAGTATTCTGATGAGGGTTCGGTTAAAGTTACTATCAGTGAATCTGAGCGTGAGGAGAAAGAGATCATTATTGAAGTAGAAGATACAGGAATTGGCATTCCTCCCGAGCAACAGACGCAAATTTTTGAACGATTTCGTCAAGGAAATAATAAGCGTTCCGGTAAAGGTTTAGGCTTATATTTGTGTTATCAAATTGTTAAAGCTCACCGAGGAACTATTACCGTTAAATCAGAGTTAAATCAAGGCAGTTTGTTCACAATTCGTTTACCCGTTACTCATTAA
- a CDS encoding ATP-binding response regulator, protein MRDETTALTILLIDDDEVDRMAVRRALKKAGVAAQFYEATDAEEALELVSETTFDCIFLDYRLPDYDGLDLIKQFKAMGIQVPLIVLTGQGDEQIAVEMMKAGASDYLSKSRVSSETLSQTLRNALRVYQAEQEAAQANLKLRETNELLKEQNQKLERQRRQIELQNEQLQETSRLKSQFLATMSHELRTPINAIMGFSQMLLRKYPEPLTCAQTDLVQRIFDNSKNLLTLLNDVLHFSKIEAGKLLLHPTELDLKQLTVLTTEELRSLAVSKNLSLQIKVELENPQIVNDQSCLRRILVNLLSNAIKFTESGGVWVNVWEMRPDWLAIAVKDTGIGIAEEQLEHIFEVFRQADQTLTRKYGGTGLGLAISESLTKMMQGKISVTSELGKGSIFQIEFPRKINS, encoded by the coding sequence ATGAGGGATGAAACCACAGCCTTAACAATATTGCTTATTGATGATGATGAAGTCGATCGCATGGCCGTCCGTCGCGCCCTCAAAAAAGCTGGTGTGGCTGCTCAATTTTATGAAGCTACCGATGCTGAAGAAGCCCTCGAACTCGTCAGTGAAACCACTTTTGACTGTATTTTTCTCGATTATCGTCTGCCGGATTATGATGGACTTGATCTCATTAAGCAGTTCAAAGCGATGGGAATACAAGTTCCCTTAATTGTTTTGACAGGCCAAGGAGATGAGCAAATTGCCGTTGAGATGATGAAAGCGGGTGCATCTGATTATCTTTCTAAGTCTAGAGTCTCTTCGGAAACTCTCTCTCAAACCTTACGCAATGCCCTTCGGGTTTATCAAGCAGAACAGGAGGCAGCGCAAGCCAATTTAAAGTTGAGGGAAACAAATGAACTCCTAAAGGAGCAGAACCAAAAACTTGAAAGGCAAAGGCGACAAATTGAACTGCAAAACGAACAACTTCAAGAAACGTCTCGGCTAAAATCTCAATTTTTGGCGACTATGTCCCATGAATTACGTACTCCCATCAACGCCATCATGGGCTTTTCACAAATGTTACTGCGTAAATACCCTGAACCCCTGACTTGTGCCCAAACTGACCTAGTTCAACGGATTTTTGACAATAGCAAAAATTTGCTCACTTTGCTCAATGATGTCTTACATTTTTCTAAAATTGAAGCAGGGAAGTTACTTTTACATCCCACTGAATTAGACCTTAAACAGCTAACGGTTCTCACCACCGAAGAACTTCGCTCTCTGGCAGTCAGCAAAAACCTCAGCTTACAAATTAAAGTTGAATTGGAAAATCCCCAAATTGTCAATGATCAAAGCTGTTTGAGGCGAATTTTAGTCAATTTACTTTCAAATGCCATTAAGTTTACAGAAAGTGGTGGAGTGTGGGTTAATGTATGGGAGATGCGGCCAGATTGGCTGGCTATCGCTGTTAAAGATACAGGGATAGGCATTGCCGAGGAACAATTAGAACATATCTTTGAAGTTTTTCGTCAGGCCGATCAAACTCTCACCCGTAAATATGGAGGAACTGGTTTAGGACTAGCTATCTCAGAGTCATTAACTAAAATGATGCAAGGAAAAATCTCTGTTACCAGTGAACTTGGTAAAGGCTCGATTTTTCAAATAGAATTTCCCAGAAAAATTAACAGCTAA
- a CDS encoding response regulator: MEEKVIHILLVEDDEVDVMNVKRAFKKNAITNPLYTAENGIEALCLLRSRDGKPPVVPQQRRLILLDLNMPKMSGIEFLQALRADPDLKKIPVIVLTTSDDEKDMVEAYNLNVAGYILKPVTFSKFSQVIATLNHYWALCEMP, encoded by the coding sequence ATGGAAGAAAAAGTGATTCATATTCTGCTTGTGGAGGATGATGAAGTCGATGTAATGAACGTTAAGCGGGCTTTTAAAAAAAATGCTATTACCAACCCTCTGTATACAGCAGAGAATGGAATAGAAGCTCTGTGCCTGCTACGTTCCCGAGACGGTAAACCCCCTGTTGTGCCTCAACAACGCCGTCTAATCCTACTAGATTTAAATATGCCTAAAATGAGCGGGATTGAATTTTTACAGGCATTACGAGCCGATCCTGACCTCAAAAAGATTCCTGTAATTGTTCTGACAACCTCAGATGATGAAAAGGACATGGTAGAAGCTTATAACCTAAATGTCGCTGGTTATATTCTTAAACCCGTGACTTTTTCGAAATTTTCTCAGGTGATCGCTACACTCAATCATTATTGGGCACTGTGCGAGATGCCTTAA